A portion of the Melanotaenia boesemani isolate fMelBoe1 chromosome 2, fMelBoe1.pri, whole genome shotgun sequence genome contains these proteins:
- the LOC121631124 gene encoding protein FAM104A translates to MLTENRKRQHSGGDEDSGHLVPHAKRQSRAHPLSPEPGRDAWDSESSNSESSSSISSPEHAAGSQCFVGPCSPLISGNSSELVGPTNQVSYLQINRILREAHFQSLHNRGQLRDT, encoded by the exons ATGTTGACTGAAAACAG GAAACGGCAGCACAGTGGTGGTGATGAGGACAGTGGCCACCTGGTGCCCCATGCCAAAAGGCAAAGCAGAGCTCATCCTCTCTCTCCTGAGCCAGGACGGGATGCTTGGGACTCTGAG TCATCCAACagtgagagcagcagcagcatcagcagtccagaacatgcggctgGGAGTCAGTGTTTTGTGGGCCCTTGCAGTCCTCTCATCTCGGGCAACTCTTCAGAGCTGGTTGGCCCAACAAACCAAGTGTCATACCTGCAGATCAACCGCATCCTTAGAGAGGCCCACTTCCAGAGCCTGCACAACCGAGGACAGCTCAGAGACACTTGA
- the hid1a gene encoding protein HID1, whose protein sequence is MGSSDSKLNFRKAVIQLTTKTQPVEATDDAFWDQFWVDSTTTIQDVFALVPAAEIRAVREESPSNLATLCYKAVEKLVQGAESGCPTEREKQVILNCTRILTRILPYIFEDQDWRGFFWSTVPGAGRAGTDEMDDDDGARPLAESLLLAIADLLFCPDFTVHSHRRGPDSVESMQSLDSCEYIWESGVGFAQSPPLNYIHDLNRTELLRLLLTCFSEAMYLPPSSDNNVLNPWVTFFCSTENRHALPLFTSLLNVVCAYDPVGYGIPYNHLLFADYREQLVEQAVQVLIVTLEHDGGAPHPPASPSSMEEHESAGPENLFVNYLSRIHREEDFDFVLKGLARLLTNPLTQTYLPNSTKKIQFHQELLVLFWKLCDFNKKFLFFVLKSSDVLDILVPILYYLNDARADQSRVGLMHIGVFILLLLSGERNFGVRLNKPYSIHVPMDIPVFTGTHADLLIVVFHKIITTGHQRLQPLFDCLLTIVVNVSPYLKSLSMVAANKLLHLLEAFSTSWYLFSTAQNHHLVFFLLEAFNNIIQYQFDGNCNLVYAIIRKRNVFHQLANLPSDPPSIQKALQRKKKSPDVISRTSSQETVSMEGSHPAVPAEPGTLKASLVAMPGIDKLTEKSQVSEDGTMVSVPKTDSLHTVHSDQGAAAGTSDTESNSGRDSEDVFYTEAEMERRRLSSVSSTSLWAPTPEWVLSWKCKLPLQTIMRLLQVLVPQVEKICIDKGLTDESEILKFLQHGTLVGLLPVPHPILIRKYQANAGTAMWFRTYMWGVVYLRNVDPPIWYDTDVRLFEIQRM, encoded by the exons ATGGGCAGCAGCGACTCAAAACTGAATTTCAGGAAGGCAGTGATCCAGCTAACGACCAAAACACAG ccaGTGGAGGCTACAGATGATGCCTTCTGGGATCAGTTCTGGGTTGACAGCACTACCACAATCCAGGATGTTTTTGCTCTGGTGCCAGCTGCAGAGATAAGAGCTGTGCGAGAGGAGTCCCCATCAAACTTAGCAACCCTCTGTTATAAG GCTGTAGAGAAGCTGGTGCAGGGAGCAGAATCTGGGTGTCCGACTGAGAGGGAGAAGCAAGTGATCCTTAACTGCACTCGGATCCTTACCCGCATTCTTCCTTACATCTTTGAGGACCAGGACTGGAGAGGCTTCTTCTGGTCAACAGTGCCGGGTGCTGGGCGGGCTGGG ACAGATGAGATGGATGATGACGATGGAGCTCGACCACTGGCTGAGTCACTGCTCCTGGCGATTGCTGACCTTCTCTTCTGCCCTGACTTCACTGTGCACAGCCACAGGAGAGGCCCT GACTCAGTGGAGAGCATGCAATCTTTAGACAGCTGTGAGTACATCTGGGAGTCAGGGGTGGGATTTGCACAGTCTCCTCCTCTCAACTACATCCATGACCTGAACAG gACAGAGTTGCTGAGGTTGTTACTGACCTGCTTCTCAGAGGCCATGTACCTGCCTCCTTCATCAGACAACAATGTCCTCAACCCTTGGGTCACATTCTTCTGCTCCACAGAAAATAG ACATGCACTGCCTCTGTTCACATCTCTGCTAAATGTGGTGTGCGCCTATGACCCTGTGGGCTACGGCATTCCGTACAACCACCTACTCTTTGCTGACTACCGGGAACAGCTGGTGGAGCAAGCTGTGCAGGTCCTCATTGTAACACTGGAACATGATGGAGGGGCTCCCCACCCTCCTGCCTCTCCATCCAGCATGGAGGAACATGAG TCTGCAGGCCCCGAAAACCTGTTTGTGAATTATTTATCAAGGATTCACAGAGAGGAG GACTTTGACTTTGTGCTGAAGGGTCTGGCTCGTCTGCTGACTAATCCTCTGACTCAGACTTACCTGCCTAACTCCACCAAAAAGATTCAGTTCCACCAGGAGCTGCTGGTGCTCTTCTGGAAGCTTTGCGACTTCAATAAG aagtttctgttttttgtccTGAAGAGCAGTGATGTGCTGGACATTCTGGTTCCTATTCTCTATTACCTGAATGATGCCCGAGCTGACCAGT CACGTGTTGGTCTCATGCACATTGGAGTGTTCATTCTGCTGCTGTTGAGTGGAGAGAGAAATTTTGGCGTACGCTTAAATAAGCCCTATTCCATCCATGTGCCTATGGACATCCCGGTATTCACAGGGACTCATGCTGACCTGCTTATAGTG GTGTTTCACAAGATCATCACTACAGGCCACCAGCGTCTCCAGCCTCTATTTGACTGCCTACTCACCATTGTTGTAAATG tTTCCCCATATCTGAAGAGCTTGTCTATGGTGGCTGCCAATAAACTGCTCCACCTACTGGAGGCCTTTTCCACCAGCTGGTACCTGTTCTCTACTGCCCAGAACCATCACcttgttttcttccttcttGAGGCTTTCAACAACATCATCCAGTACCAGTTTGATG GAAACTGCAATCTAGTATATGCCATCATCCGCAAGCGGAATGTGTTCCACCAGCTGGCCAATCTGCCATCAGACCCCCCTTCAATCCAAAAGGCCttgcagaggaagaagaagtcACCAGATGTAATTTCCCGCACAAGCTCCCAAGAGACTGTATCCATGGAGGGATCACACCCTGCAGTGCCAGCAGAACCTGGTACACTTAAAGCCAGTCTAGTTGCTATGCCAG gtattGATAAACTGACAGAGAAGTCCCAGGTATCAGAGGATGGCACCATGGTGTCAGTCCCAAAGACAGACTCTTTACATACGGTCCACTCGGACCAAGGTGCAGCTGCTGGGACCAGTGACACAGAGTCAAACTCAGGCAGAGACAGTGaa GATGTTTTCTACACTGAGGCAGAAATGGAGAGAAGACGTTTGTCAAGTGTGTCTTCAACTTCGTTATGGGCTCCCACACCTGAATGG GTCCTGTCTTGGAAGTGCAAGTTACCTCTGCAGACTATCATGCGTCTCCTACAAGTACTAGTTCCTCAGGTGGAAAAGATCTGCATCGACaa GGGTCTGACAGATGAATCAGAGATCCTCAAGTTTCTTCAGCATGGCACTTTAGTGGGTCTCCTGCCAGTTCCTCACCCCATCCTCATCAGGAAGTATCAGGCCAACGCTGGTACTGCCATGTGGTTTCGCACTTACATGTGGGGTGTGGTTTACTTACG caATGTGGATCCTCCCATCTGGTATGACACAGATGTCCGTCTTTTTGAGATCCAAAGGATGTAG
- the amn gene encoding LOW QUALITY PROTEIN: protein amnionless (The sequence of the model RefSeq protein was modified relative to this genomic sequence to represent the inferred CDS: inserted 2 bases in 1 codon; deleted 1 base in 1 codon) — MADVGEVNLLQVICLSRAMLFIAHELXNSKQCALVMVTSLEAKVTPFSSASSQTVKMLKTQDVILLCCLVGTTNALYKQWIPDTNYENKTNWDKGDVPCGSDIAQFPSQRKLSVFVETTHAVQEMRLPVDGELILNSGAGFYAVSGQDPGCGAGVTTHFKDSESLQWFNPALWQAAGTLDDLQNGNFLFSVHEESVPCQYDDVVFKDLSSFRVDTSSSQSSIPAKSVSVLGKVFESQSEFSQYLSSHSGQLQFHGSSAVTVGNPVCSSPSGCDCGNSVNNERICSTVTCASLSCKKPLQPVGHCCEVCGAIVTIHYAANFNLQNYRERIRHLFLILPQYQSIQLGMSKVFHSQRLMGIIPTGAISVIQVVILDGERGKLSEALAQDITKDARSHGSKLGITETEFQASSGNSSKQSGGNAGVVVGVVFGVLILITFIATLAVLIRKGVVQMPAMPSMPSMPSLRHLQKNADVGDLGGPLDQGFDNPMFDKPEMMTNNPGLYGTEHNSISMTQTGVHFINPLYDENETDFTV, encoded by the exons ATGGCGGACGTCGGGgaag TAAATCTTTTACAGGTCATCTGCTTGAGCAGGGCAATGTTGTTTATAGCTCATGAACT TAACAGTAAGCAATGTGCGCTCGTGATGGTCACAAGTTTGGAAGCAAAGGTCACACCATTTTCC TCTGCCTCGTCACAAACAGTCAAGATGCTGAAAACTCAAGACGTGATCCTGCTCTGCTGTCTTGTTGGGACAACAAATGCCCTTTACAAACAGTGGATACCTGATACCAACTATGAGAATAAGACTAATTGGGACAAAGGAGATGTTCCATGTGGCAGTGACATAGCTCAGTTTCCATCTCAAAGAAAActgtctgtgtttgtggagACCACGCATGCTGTGCAGGAGATGAGACTGCCAGTCGACGGAGAGCTCATACTGAATTCAGGGGCCGGCTTTTACGCTGTGAGTGGACAAGACCCTGGTTGTGGCGCAGGTGTAACTACCCACTTCAAAGACTCAGAGTCTCTTCAGTGGTTTAATCCAGCTCTGTGGCAGGCAGCTGGAACCCTAGATGACCTGCAAAATGGAAACTTCCTGTTTTCAGTCCATGAGGAGAGTGTTCCCTGTCAATATGATGATGTTGTTTTCAAAGACCTGTCTTCCTTCCGTGTGGACACCAGCTCCAGCCAGTCTAGTATCCCAGCTAAATCTGTCTCTGTGCTTGGGAAGGTGTTTGAAAGTCAATCTGAGTTTTCTCAATATCTCAGCTCACACTCAGGCCAACTGCAGTTTCATGGGTCCTCGGCTGTCACCGTTGGAAACCCAGTCTGTAGTAGTCCTTCTGGCTGTGACTGTGGGAACTCTGTAAACAATGAGCGGATCTGTAGCACAGTAACATGTGCCTCTTTGAGCTGTAAGAAGCCTCTCCAACCTGTAGGACACTGCTGTGAAGTGTGTGGTGCCATTGTTACCATCCATTATGCTGCCAATTTTAACCTGCAGAATTACAGGGAACGAATCCGTCACCTTTTTCTTATCCTGCCACAGTACCAGTCCATTCAGCTGGGCATGTCTAAAGTTTTTCATTCACAGCGGTTAATGGGGATTATCCCAACTGGTGCAATTTCTGTGATACAGGTTGTTATTCTGGATGGCGAGAGGGGGAAACTGTCAGAAGCTCTGGCCCAGGACATAACAAAGGATGCTCGTTCTCATGGCTCTAAACTGGGAATCACAGAGACTGAATTTCAAGCTTCCTCGGGTAACAGCAGCAAACAATCTGGAGGAAATGCAGGGGTTGTGGTTGGAGTTGTGTTTGGAGTTTTAATTTTGATAACGTTCATTGCTACCTTAGCTGTTTTGATTCGTAAGGGTGTTGTTCAAATGCCTGCCATGCCTTCAATGCCATCCATGCCATCTCTTCGCCACTTGCAGAAAAACGCTGATGTTGGAGACCTCGGTGGGCCTCTCGACCAGGGATTTGATAACCCTATGTTTGATAAACCTGAAATGATGACTAATAATCCTGGTCTATATGGAACTGAACATAATTCAATCTCTATGACTCAGACAGGAGTGCACTTTATAAATCCActttatgatgaaaatgaaacagatttTACAGTGTAA